Proteins encoded together in one bacterium window:
- a CDS encoding methylmalonyl-CoA mutase, which produces MSERKIRVLVAKPGLDGHDRGAKVIASAFRDAGFEVIYTGLHQTPEMIVNAAVQEDVDVVALSILSGAHMTLFPRVLELLREQGMDHVLVTGGGIIPEEDMEALQRMGVGRLFGPGTPTSEPIEYIRNWFAEHGRDREG; this is translated from the coding sequence ATGAGCGAACGAAAGATCCGCGTGCTGGTGGCGAAGCCGGGCCTCGACGGCCACGACCGCGGAGCGAAGGTGATCGCCAGCGCGTTCCGCGATGCCGGCTTCGAGGTGATCTACACCGGGCTGCACCAGACGCCCGAAATGATCGTGAACGCCGCCGTGCAGGAGGATGTGGACGTCGTCGCCCTGTCCATCCTCTCCGGCGCGCACATGACATTGTTCCCCCGTGTGCTCGAGCTCCTGCGCGAGCAGGGCATGGACCATGTGCTCGTGACCGGCGGCGGCATCATCCCCGAGGAGGACATGGAGGCGCTCCAGCGCATGGGGGTCGGCCGTCTCTTCGGGCCCGGCACGCCCACATCCGAGCCGATCGAGTACATCCGGAACTGGTTCGCCGAGCATGGCCGCGACCGGGAAGGCTGA
- a CDS encoding enoyl-CoA hydratase: MKDGRVLYDVADGVAALTLNRPEKRNALDAATVAALREAFARAGADPDARVVLLRGAGNDFCAGADLAHMERLAETGDPLENLADASALGDLFIEMRRLEKPIVAAVHGHAFAGGAGLATACDLVVASESAIFGYPEVHLGFVPAMVMTLLRRVTTERQAFELVARGDRIDAAEARRLGLVNRIFADATFEQDALEYARELAARPPSALRLIKRLLYGIDGASFEEGIRRGAEVNVLARSTDEARAGVRRFLERRSDR, encoded by the coding sequence ATGAAAGACGGGCGCGTGTTGTACGATGTCGCCGACGGCGTCGCCGCCCTCACGCTGAACCGGCCGGAGAAGCGGAACGCGCTGGACGCCGCCACGGTCGCCGCGCTGCGTGAGGCGTTCGCGCGCGCCGGCGCGGATCCAGACGCGCGCGTGGTGTTGCTGCGCGGCGCGGGCAACGACTTCTGCGCGGGCGCCGACCTCGCGCACATGGAGCGCCTCGCCGAGACCGGCGATCCGCTGGAGAACCTCGCGGACGCGAGCGCCCTCGGCGATCTGTTCATCGAAATGCGGCGGCTGGAGAAGCCGATCGTCGCGGCGGTTCACGGCCACGCCTTCGCCGGGGGCGCCGGCCTCGCCACCGCGTGCGACCTCGTGGTCGCGAGCGAGAGCGCGATCTTCGGCTACCCTGAGGTCCATCTCGGCTTCGTGCCCGCCATGGTCATGACACTGCTGCGGCGGGTGACGACGGAGCGGCAGGCGTTCGAACTGGTGGCACGCGGGGACCGGATCGATGCAGCCGAGGCACGGCGGCTCGGGCTCGTCAACCGCATCTTCGCCGATGCCACGTTCGAGCAGGACGCGCTCGAATACGCACGCGAGCTCGCCGCCCGACCGCCCTCCGCGTTGCGCCTCATCAAGCGGCTGCTCTACGGCATTGACGGCGCCTCCTTCGAGGAGGGGATCCGCCGTGGCGCCGAAGTCAACGTGCTCGCCCGCAGCACCGATGAGGCGCGGGCCGGTGTGCGGCGCTTCCTCGAACGTCGGAGCGACCGGTGA
- a CDS encoding DUF1446 domain-containing protein codes for MRGQLRPIRIASGQGFWGDRLDAPVDQVRRGPIDFLMLDYLAEVTMSILQKQRARDPSQGYARDFVPLMAEILPDCVQKGIRVVTNAGGVNLPACRDAVLEEARKAGLSGKVKVGVVVGDDILDRLPELIERGHTLRHMETGEPLETVLDRVQSANAYIGARPIVEALERGATVVVTGRSTDTALTYAPMMYAFGWAPDAYDCLAAGVVAGHINECGAQASGGNCLADWETIPDLADVGYPIIEAYPDGRFIVTKHEGTGGRVNRATVTEQLLYELGDPREYITPDVIADFTTIRLEELGNDRVRVSGVKGRPPTDKLKVSISYHAGYKAVGTLVYGWPDPVKKAVAADRILRERLDRLGLRFDEVRTEFVGWNATHGPLAGPPPPDLPEVELRVAVRGRDRAAIERFTREIAPLILSGPPTVTGFAGGRPKVQEIVAFWPALIDRREIEPSLRVEVTTA; via the coding sequence ATGAGAGGCCAGCTCCGCCCCATCCGCATCGCCTCCGGCCAGGGCTTCTGGGGGGATCGCCTGGACGCGCCGGTGGACCAGGTGCGTCGCGGCCCCATTGACTTCCTGATGTTGGACTACCTGGCGGAAGTCACGATGTCCATCCTCCAGAAGCAGCGCGCGCGGGATCCTTCCCAGGGGTACGCGCGCGACTTCGTCCCCCTCATGGCCGAGATCCTGCCGGACTGCGTCCAGAAGGGCATCCGCGTCGTCACCAACGCCGGGGGCGTGAACCTCCCCGCTTGCCGGGACGCGGTGCTCGAGGAGGCGAGGAAGGCGGGGCTCTCCGGGAAGGTGAAGGTCGGCGTCGTCGTCGGGGACGACATCCTCGACCGCCTGCCGGAGCTGATCGAACGCGGCCACACCCTGCGCCACATGGAGACGGGCGAGCCGCTCGAGACGGTCCTGGACCGGGTGCAGAGCGCCAACGCGTACATCGGCGCGCGGCCCATCGTCGAGGCGCTGGAGCGCGGAGCCACCGTCGTCGTCACCGGCCGCTCGACGGACACCGCGCTCACCTACGCGCCCATGATGTACGCCTTCGGCTGGGCGCCGGACGCCTACGACTGCCTCGCCGCCGGCGTCGTCGCGGGCCACATCAACGAGTGCGGCGCGCAGGCCTCCGGCGGCAACTGCCTCGCCGATTGGGAGACGATCCCCGACCTCGCCGATGTCGGCTACCCCATCATCGAGGCGTACCCGGACGGTCGCTTCATCGTCACCAAGCACGAGGGGACGGGCGGGCGCGTGAACCGCGCCACCGTGACCGAGCAGCTCCTCTACGAGTTGGGCGACCCGCGCGAGTACATCACCCCCGATGTCATTGCGGACTTCACGACCATCCGGCTCGAGGAGCTGGGCAACGACCGCGTGCGTGTCAGCGGCGTCAAGGGCCGCCCGCCCACGGACAAGCTCAAGGTCTCGATCTCGTACCACGCGGGCTACAAGGCCGTCGGCACCCTCGTCTACGGCTGGCCCGACCCGGTGAAGAAGGCCGTGGCAGCGGATCGAATCCTGCGGGAACGGCTGGATCGGCTCGGGCTCCGCTTCGACGAGGTGCGGACGGAGTTCGTCGGCTGGAACGCCACACACGGCCCGCTCGCGGGCCCTCCGCCGCCCGACCTGCCCGAGGTCGAGCTGCGGGTCGCCGTCCGCGGCCGGGACCGTGCCGCGATCGAGCGATTCACCCGCGAGATCGCGCCGCTCATCCTGTCGGGGCCACCCACCGTCACCGGCTTCGCCGGCGGCCGGCCCAAGGTGCAGGAGATCGTGGCGTTCTGGCCCGCCCTCATTGACCGCAGGGAGATCGAGCCGTCCCTGCGGGTGGAGGTGACGACAGCGTGA
- a CDS encoding propionyl-CoA carboxylase, with protein MAATGKADAAPAGSRRLKRLTREVLELEARLQLGGGPEKIERQHAQNKLTARERIGHLLDPDTRFLEIGLLVAYDQYDGQAPAAGVVTGVGVVHGRPVVVVANDATVKAGSWWPETIRKILRAQEIAMRCRVPIVYLVDSAGVNLPYQGGVFPGQYGAARIFFYNSIMRRYLRVPQIAAVMGPCIAGGAYLPALSDVILMVEGTSFMGLGGPNLVKGATGQTVDAETLGGAWTHTALSGVAHYRVPDDRACIARIRQIIAELPYVPPAGGEAEPRPPARQPAEAYGILPDDHRQPYDMRALLACLLDAGTLDEFQADLAPEMICGTARLDGLAVGVIANARGLVRPPGGGPPRFGGIIYTQSAEKVAYFIETMNRFGTPLLFVQDVSGFMVGPEAEQSGIIRAGARFVEAMATATVPKVVLTINHASGAGYYAMAGQGFDPDFIFTWPTGRMGVMEGESAVYALFGPQLEELKQQGKEPDEELRARIDAVRADYEHQLDARFAAARGYVDAIIFPEETREVLAFALRTALHNPGPHIGPFGALEGVPGALPSWRAGTGEPQP; from the coding sequence ATGGCCGCGACCGGGAAGGCTGATGCGGCGCCGGCGGGATCACGGCGACTCAAGCGCCTGACGCGAGAGGTGCTCGAGCTGGAGGCGCGCCTCCAGCTCGGCGGCGGGCCGGAGAAGATCGAGCGGCAGCACGCCCAGAACAAGCTGACCGCCCGCGAGCGCATCGGCCACCTGCTGGACCCGGACACGCGCTTCCTTGAGATCGGCCTGCTCGTCGCGTACGACCAGTACGATGGCCAGGCGCCCGCGGCCGGCGTGGTGACCGGTGTGGGCGTTGTGCACGGCCGCCCCGTGGTGGTCGTGGCCAACGACGCGACGGTGAAGGCCGGGTCCTGGTGGCCGGAGACGATCCGCAAGATCCTCCGCGCCCAGGAGATCGCGATGCGCTGCCGCGTGCCGATCGTCTACCTGGTGGACAGCGCGGGCGTGAACCTCCCTTACCAGGGCGGCGTCTTCCCCGGCCAGTACGGCGCCGCCCGAATCTTCTTCTACAACTCGATCATGCGGCGGTACCTCAGGGTGCCGCAGATCGCGGCGGTGATGGGGCCGTGCATTGCCGGCGGCGCGTACCTGCCCGCCCTTTCGGACGTGATCCTCATGGTCGAGGGCACGAGCTTCATGGGGCTGGGCGGGCCGAACCTCGTCAAGGGCGCCACCGGCCAGACCGTGGATGCGGAGACGCTGGGCGGCGCCTGGACGCACACGGCGTTGAGCGGCGTCGCCCATTACCGGGTGCCGGACGACCGCGCGTGCATCGCCCGCATCCGTCAGATCATCGCCGAGCTCCCGTACGTCCCCCCGGCCGGCGGGGAAGCCGAGCCCCGGCCGCCCGCGCGCCAGCCCGCCGAGGCCTACGGCATCCTGCCCGACGACCACCGTCAGCCCTACGACATGCGGGCGCTGCTGGCGTGCCTGCTCGACGCCGGCACGCTGGACGAGTTCCAGGCCGATCTCGCGCCCGAGATGATCTGCGGCACCGCTCGGCTGGACGGGCTCGCGGTAGGGGTGATCGCCAACGCCCGCGGGTTGGTCCGGCCACCCGGCGGCGGGCCGCCCCGCTTCGGCGGCATCATCTACACGCAGAGCGCGGAGAAGGTGGCCTATTTCATCGAGACCATGAACCGCTTCGGCACACCGCTGCTGTTCGTCCAGGACGTGAGCGGCTTCATGGTCGGGCCCGAGGCGGAGCAGTCGGGCATCATCCGGGCGGGGGCGCGCTTCGTCGAGGCGATGGCGACGGCGACCGTCCCCAAGGTCGTGCTCACGATCAACCACGCGTCCGGTGCGGGCTACTACGCCATGGCCGGGCAGGGGTTCGACCCGGACTTCATCTTCACGTGGCCGACCGGCCGGATGGGCGTCATGGAGGGCGAGAGCGCGGTCTACGCCCTCTTCGGCCCGCAGCTCGAGGAACTGAAGCAGCAGGGCAAGGAGCCGGATGAAGAGCTCCGAGCCCGCATCGACGCCGTCCGCGCCGATTACGAGCACCAGCTCGACGCGCGCTTCGCCGCGGCCCGGGGCTACGTGGACGCCATCATCTTCCCGGAAGAAACGCGCGAGGTGCTCGCCTTCGCGCTCCGCACGGCGCTCCACAACCCGGGACCGCACATCGGGCCGTTCGGCGCGCTGGAGGGCGTTCCCGGCGCGCTGCCGTCCTGGCGCGCCGGCACGGGGGAACCGCAGCCATGA